The genomic DNA GAAGTTCGTGCTGGATTATTCTCGAAACGGTGCGAAATACAGGCAATCTGGGAACATTACTTCGATCTGCTAACGCTTTTGGTGCCAACGGTTTGATTCTTCTGGGACATCAGATTGATCCTTATCAACCAGATATACTCCGAGCCTCGATGGGCTCTCTGTTTTTTCAGAAGTTTATTCACAGTTCTCTCCACGAACTGGAACAATGGACAATTACCCACAGCCTTAAGCCGATTGGCACTTCTCCAAGTGGTCAACAGCTGTTAAATGACTTTCCATTCCCAAAAACGACCCTGATTTTTCTGGGAGAAGAACGCCAGGGGATGTCAACCACTCAGCAGGAATATTGTCATCATCTCGTGCGAATTCCGATGTCCGATCGAGTCGACTCGTTGAATCTCGGAGTTGCAGGCAGCCTGATGATGTATGCCTGGATGTCCTCTCAAGCCTGTTCTGGAGTATATTCAAAAATGACCTGAAGCGTTCGGCACGAGCAAAGA from Rubinisphaera italica includes the following:
- a CDS encoding TrmH family RNA methyltransferase — translated: MPRDRNQIPHFPTVNRAITFVCRLHREREWRERHRCFYAEGLRNFLHAINARQQIATIFYSKKLLKSAAAEKQIRALKRAGTPALSLSPEEFRKISWFEHASGIGFLVRSQWSRLSQIDLSRSSCWIILETVRNTGNLGTLLRSANAFGANGLILLGHQIDPYQPDILRASMGSLFFQKFIHSSLHELEQWTITHSLKPIGTSPSGQQLLNDFPFPKTTLIFLGEERQGMSTTQQEYCHHLVRIPMSDRVDSLNLGVAGSLMMYAWMSSQACSGVYSKMT